The Kitasatospora setae KM-6054 genome contains a region encoding:
- a CDS encoding ROK family transcriptional regulator, whose product MTPRGKQTVRDLRRSSRSTLLRHLYFHGPLSRQELGTATGLSAGSVSNVTGELLTDGLIEECGSVDSDGGRPRILLRVAPGQAHLVGVDIGETQVRVTLFDLALTELASADQPLLAAHDPERVVRMIAGGLDQVLATAGVPAESVLGIGIGVPGIVEQGTGPDAGAGTVVHGQTFGWDAVPFGRMLRAHTPLPLHVDNGAKTLGQAEMWFGAGRGSRHAVVALFGSGVGACVIADGTRFRGATSSAGEWGHTKVHVGGRPCRCGSRGCLEAYVGAEALVERWDGTVAGTSEKAGLAALLRAAEEGRPSAVALLDEAAELLGASIADLVNLFNPERIVIGGWAGLLLGPRLLPAIDEAATRYALSYPRSRTTITLSDLGPDAVTLGAATLPLTHFLDSGGEVPDHLAAAAV is encoded by the coding sequence ATGACACCCCGAGGCAAGCAGACCGTCCGTGACCTGCGGCGGAGCAGCAGATCGACGCTGCTGCGACACCTGTACTTCCACGGTCCGCTGAGCCGCCAGGAACTGGGCACCGCGACCGGGCTGAGCGCCGGGTCGGTCAGCAATGTGACGGGCGAGTTGCTCACCGACGGCCTGATCGAGGAGTGCGGGTCGGTCGACTCGGACGGCGGCCGCCCGCGCATCCTGCTCCGGGTCGCGCCCGGCCAGGCCCACCTGGTCGGCGTCGACATCGGCGAGACCCAGGTCCGGGTCACCCTGTTCGACCTCGCGCTCACCGAACTCGCCTCGGCCGACCAGCCGCTGCTCGCCGCGCACGACCCCGAGCGGGTGGTCCGGATGATCGCCGGCGGCCTCGACCAGGTGCTCGCCACGGCCGGCGTGCCCGCCGAGAGCGTGCTCGGCATCGGGATAGGAGTCCCCGGCATCGTCGAGCAGGGCACCGGCCCCGACGCCGGCGCCGGCACCGTCGTGCACGGCCAGACCTTCGGCTGGGACGCCGTCCCGTTCGGCCGGATGCTCCGCGCGCACACCCCGCTGCCGCTGCACGTCGACAACGGCGCCAAGACCCTCGGCCAGGCCGAGATGTGGTTCGGCGCCGGACGCGGCAGCCGGCACGCCGTGGTCGCCCTGTTCGGCTCCGGCGTCGGCGCCTGCGTGATCGCCGACGGCACCCGCTTCCGCGGCGCGACCAGCTCGGCCGGCGAGTGGGGCCACACCAAGGTGCACGTCGGCGGCCGCCCCTGCCGGTGCGGCTCGCGCGGCTGCCTGGAGGCCTACGTCGGCGCCGAGGCACTGGTCGAGCGCTGGGACGGCACCGTGGCCGGCACCAGCGAGAAGGCCGGCCTGGCGGCACTGCTGCGGGCCGCCGAGGAGGGGCGGCCCAGCGCCGTCGCCCTGCTCGACGAGGCCGCCGAACTGCTCGGCGCGTCCATCGCCGACCTGGTCAACCTGTTCAACCCCGAACGGATCGTCATCGGCGGCTGGGCCGGCCTGCTGCTCGGCCCCCGGCTGCTGCCCGCGATCGACGAGGCCGCGACCCGCTACGCGCTCTCCTACCCGCGCTCGCGCACCACCATCACGCTCTCCGACCTCGGCCCCGACGCGGTCACCCTGGGCGCCGCGACCCTGCCGCTGACGCACTTCCTGGACAGCGGCGGCGAGGTCCCCGACCACCTGGCGGCCGCCGCCGTCTGA
- a CDS encoding acyltransferase family protein — MRLLRGPSGPRPRKPAAKAAAPRLGWLDVLRGIAALSVAVYHFGLPFYWFHATKLPNYIDPGIFGVMLFFLVSGYIIPASLERRGDVRSFWIGRFFRIYPVVIAVVVLSMVVLPRRHGVVAAWTYEHPLLMLAGNGTMLHELSGVPGVIGVMWTLGYEMVFYYFATALFVLNKHRRSAPIAMGFSGAAMLLGSWLPLGALSHGTHVGARNVTLAGLVVLGAAFVAIFSGRADLARWGGVLLGSLGLVLVLLNSRSAGFETLIIFGTMFAGTVLYRWEHGQLDGLKTAICCGFVIAAGVLAGYEHDRGEALWRSWTMTWKSFSFAYLAAWLLFLAGMALRHRRFPRALTWLGTVSYSVYLLHVPLVRVMEWALEGRKPFTSWTDRGLLTAAFFGTLLLLSFLAYHLIEMPFQRLGRRLSDALNRRFPPSDGPRETAVPPAREPVAPGAEPVPAGVPAG, encoded by the coding sequence GTGAGACTCCTCAGAGGCCCCTCCGGGCCGCGCCCCCGCAAGCCCGCTGCCAAGGCTGCGGCGCCCCGCCTGGGATGGCTCGACGTGCTGCGCGGCATAGCCGCGCTGTCCGTCGCGGTGTACCACTTCGGGCTGCCGTTCTACTGGTTCCACGCCACCAAGCTGCCGAACTACATCGACCCGGGCATCTTCGGCGTGATGCTGTTCTTCCTGGTCAGCGGCTACATCATCCCGGCCTCGCTGGAGCGGCGCGGCGACGTGCGGTCGTTCTGGATCGGCCGGTTCTTCCGGATCTACCCGGTGGTCATCGCCGTCGTGGTGCTCAGCATGGTGGTGCTGCCGCGCCGCCACGGCGTCGTGGCGGCCTGGACGTACGAGCACCCGCTGCTGATGCTCGCGGGCAACGGCACCATGCTGCACGAGCTGTCCGGCGTGCCCGGTGTGATCGGCGTGATGTGGACCCTCGGCTACGAGATGGTCTTCTACTACTTCGCGACCGCGCTGTTCGTCCTGAACAAGCACCGCCGCAGCGCGCCGATCGCGATGGGCTTCTCCGGCGCGGCCATGCTGCTCGGCTCCTGGCTGCCGCTGGGCGCGCTCTCCCACGGCACCCACGTCGGGGCCCGCAACGTGACCCTGGCCGGCCTGGTCGTGCTGGGCGCGGCCTTCGTCGCCATCTTCAGCGGCCGGGCCGACCTGGCCCGCTGGGGCGGCGTGCTGCTCGGCTCGCTCGGGCTGGTGCTGGTGCTGCTCAACAGCCGGTCCGCAGGCTTCGAGACGCTGATCATCTTCGGCACGATGTTCGCCGGCACGGTGCTCTACCGCTGGGAGCACGGCCAGCTGGACGGCCTGAAGACGGCGATCTGCTGCGGGTTCGTGATCGCGGCCGGCGTGCTCGCCGGGTACGAGCACGACCGCGGTGAGGCGCTGTGGCGCAGCTGGACGATGACCTGGAAGTCGTTCTCCTTCGCCTACCTGGCGGCCTGGCTGCTGTTCCTGGCGGGCATGGCGCTGCGCCACCGGCGCTTCCCCAGGGCGCTGACCTGGCTGGGCACCGTCAGCTACTCGGTGTACCTGCTGCACGTCCCGCTGGTCCGGGTGATGGAGTGGGCCCTGGAGGGCCGCAAGCCGTTCACCTCCTGGACCGACCGGGGCCTGCTGACCGCGGCCTTCTTCGGCACGCTGCTGCTGCTCTCGTTCCTGGCGTACCACCTGATCGAGATGCCCTTCCAGCGCCTGGGCCGCCGGCTCTCCGACGCGCTGAACCGGCGCTTCCCGCCCAGCGACGGGCCGCGGGAGACCGCTGTGCCGCCCGCGCGCGAGCCGGTGGCGCCCGGTGCCGAGCCGGTGCCGGCCGGGGTGCCCGCGGGCTGA
- a CDS encoding carbohydrate ABC transporter permease: MIDRPTAGQEAAPQGAAPARRRLREKFGRGALPYLLLLPALLAELLIHLVPMVTGIVMAFKQLTQFFIRDWSAAPWSGFDNFEVALEFNAPVGKALLHSFWVTCAFTVLSVGLSWLIGVTASIFTQDAFRGRGLLRAAFMLPYALPVFAAVITWSFMFQRDTGLINHVLHDQLHLTSDKPFWLIGDNSFWALLTVSVWKSWPFAFLTLTAGLQNIPRELYEAAALDGAGVWQQIRRITLPSLRPVNLVLVLVLFLWTFNDFNTPFVLFGKSAPQAADLISIHIYQSSFITWNFGQGSAMSVLLLLFLLLVTAVYLFATNRRRGEAE, from the coding sequence GTGATCGACCGACCGACCGCCGGTCAGGAGGCCGCCCCGCAGGGGGCGGCCCCCGCCCGCCGGCGCCTCCGCGAGAAGTTCGGGCGCGGCGCGCTGCCCTACCTGCTGCTGCTCCCGGCCCTGCTGGCCGAACTGCTGATCCACCTGGTGCCGATGGTCACCGGCATCGTGATGGCGTTCAAGCAGCTCACCCAGTTCTTCATCCGCGACTGGTCCGCCGCCCCGTGGTCCGGCTTCGACAACTTCGAGGTGGCGCTGGAGTTCAACGCCCCCGTCGGCAAGGCGCTGCTGCACTCGTTCTGGGTGACCTGCGCGTTCACCGTGCTCTCGGTGGGCCTGTCCTGGCTGATCGGCGTCACCGCCTCGATCTTCACCCAGGACGCGTTCCGCGGCCGCGGGCTGCTGCGGGCGGCGTTCATGCTGCCGTACGCGCTGCCGGTGTTCGCGGCCGTGATCACCTGGTCGTTCATGTTCCAGCGGGACACCGGCCTGATCAACCACGTGCTGCACGACCAGCTGCACCTGACCAGCGACAAGCCGTTCTGGCTGATCGGCGACAACAGCTTCTGGGCGCTGCTGACCGTCTCGGTCTGGAAGTCCTGGCCGTTCGCCTTCCTGACCCTCACCGCGGGCCTGCAGAACATCCCGCGCGAGCTCTACGAGGCCGCCGCGCTGGACGGCGCCGGCGTCTGGCAGCAGATCCGCCGGATCACCCTGCCGTCGCTGCGCCCGGTCAACCTGGTGCTGGTGCTGGTCCTCTTCCTGTGGACCTTCAACGACTTCAACACGCCGTTCGTGCTGTTCGGCAAGTCCGCCCCGCAGGCCGCCGACCTGATCTCGATCCACATCTACCAGTCCTCCTTCATCACCTGGAACTTCGGCCAGGGCTCGGCGATGTCCGTCCTGCTGCTGCTGTTCCTGCTGCTGGTGACCGCGGTCTACCTGTTCGCCACCAACCGCCGCCGGGGGGAAGCAGAATGA
- a CDS encoding ABC transporter substrate-binding protein, whose translation MRTHRISAALALTAAIVLTASACGGGDSGGGGNSSPKTLTYWASNQGSSLENDKQVLEPELKKFEAQTGIKVKLEVIPWSDLLNRILAATASGQGPDVLNIGNTWSASLQATGALLPFDQAAFDKIGGKDRFLESTIASAGAKGKDPAAVPLYSMAYGLYYNKKLFQQAGIANPPATWEELVADGKKLTSGDKYGLAIEGGNVSENVHNVFALGMQHGTGFYDASGKPAFDSPEAVAAVKQYVDFLANDKIAAPGNAEYAANQSVTDFATGKAAMLMWQSAGANLKSHGMNPDDYAVVPVPAPAGATGAKATTSMVAGINMAVFKNTKNLDGALNFVKFMTSDEEQKTLNGTYGSLPPVKAAQSDAAFSTPELQTLAGVLAKSAAPLPQVASESQFETLIGTAVKNLLASAAAGKPVTEATVKDELSKAQQQMPAS comes from the coding sequence ATGCGCACCCACCGGATCTCCGCCGCCCTCGCCCTGACCGCCGCCATCGTCCTGACCGCCTCCGCCTGCGGCGGCGGCGACAGCGGCGGTGGCGGCAACTCCAGCCCGAAGACCCTCACGTACTGGGCCTCCAACCAGGGCAGCAGCCTGGAGAACGACAAGCAGGTGCTGGAGCCCGAGCTGAAGAAGTTCGAGGCGCAGACCGGCATCAAGGTCAAGCTCGAGGTCATCCCCTGGAGCGACCTGCTGAACAGAATCCTCGCCGCCACCGCGTCCGGCCAGGGCCCGGACGTGCTGAACATCGGCAACACCTGGTCCGCCTCCCTCCAGGCCACCGGCGCGCTGCTCCCGTTCGACCAGGCCGCCTTCGACAAGATCGGCGGCAAGGACCGCTTCCTGGAGTCGACCATCGCCTCGGCCGGCGCCAAGGGCAAGGACCCGGCGGCCGTCCCGCTGTACTCGATGGCGTACGGCCTCTACTACAACAAGAAGCTGTTCCAGCAGGCCGGCATCGCCAACCCGCCGGCCACCTGGGAGGAGCTGGTCGCCGACGGCAAGAAGCTCACCTCGGGCGACAAGTACGGCCTGGCGATCGAGGGCGGCAACGTCTCGGAGAACGTCCACAACGTCTTCGCGCTCGGCATGCAGCACGGCACCGGCTTCTACGACGCCTCGGGCAAGCCGGCCTTCGACAGCCCGGAGGCGGTCGCCGCGGTCAAGCAGTACGTCGACTTCCTCGCCAACGACAAGATCGCCGCCCCGGGCAACGCCGAGTACGCCGCCAACCAGTCGGTGACCGACTTCGCCACCGGCAAGGCCGCGATGCTGATGTGGCAGTCGGCCGGCGCCAACCTCAAGTCGCACGGCATGAACCCGGACGACTACGCCGTCGTCCCGGTCCCGGCCCCGGCCGGCGCCACCGGCGCCAAGGCCACCACCTCGATGGTCGCGGGCATCAACATGGCGGTCTTCAAGAACACCAAGAACCTCGACGGCGCGCTGAACTTCGTGAAGTTCATGACCAGCGACGAGGAGCAGAAGACCCTCAACGGCACCTACGGCTCGCTCCCGCCGGTGAAGGCCGCGCAGTCCGACGCCGCGTTCTCCACCCCCGAGCTGCAGACCCTGGCCGGCGTCCTGGCCAAGAGCGCCGCGCCGCTCCCGCAGGTCGCCTCGGAGAGCCAGTTCGAGACGCTGATCGGCACCGCCGTGAAGAACCTGCTGGCGTCCGCCGCCGCCGGCAAGCCGGTCACCGAGGCCACGGTCAAGGACGAACTGTCCAAGGCCCAGCAGCAGATGCCCGCGAGCTGA